From Halotia branconii CENA392, the proteins below share one genomic window:
- a CDS encoding type II toxin-antitoxin system VapC family toxin: MGFLLDTHVLLWWLANDPKLSADVREILRNPVNDSFVSAATIWEIAIKTSLGKLKQPDDLLAVIRDNQFQILEISAKHCLKVGSLPWHHKDPFDRMLISQALVEGLTIVTVDQKFRLYEIPLLSND; this comes from the coding sequence ATGGGTTTCTTATTAGATACCCATGTTTTGTTGTGGTGGTTAGCAAATGACCCGAAGTTGTCGGCAGATGTGCGAGAAATTCTTAGAAATCCAGTAAATGATAGTTTTGTTAGCGCGGCAACGATATGGGAGATAGCGATTAAAACTTCATTAGGAAAGTTAAAGCAACCCGATGATTTGTTGGCAGTGATTAGGGATAATCAATTTCAAATTTTGGAGATTTCGGCAAAGCATTGTTTAAAGGTGGGTAGTTTGCCTTGGCATCATAAAGACCCATTCGATAGGATGTTAATTTCTCAAGCCTTGGTAGAAGGTTTAACGATAGTTACGGTAGACCAGAAATTTAGGTTATATGAGATTCCTTTACTCTCTAATGATTAA
- a CDS encoding (Fe-S)-binding protein yields the protein MQVSENYVNNTASLKNLKGFDPNHPPDPKLIDSCVHCGFCLSTCPSYRVIGKEMDSPRGRIYLMDAINEGEIALNTATVQHFDSCLGCLACVTTCPSGVQYDNLISATRHQIERNYSRSLPDKLFRQLIFSLFPNPDLLRFLLVPLLVYQKLGFSKFFQATGLLKKISPRLAAMESILPKITPQSFQSNLPDIISAKGEKRYRVGMILGCVQRLFFSPINEATVRVLTANGCEVVIPKSQGCCAALPEHQGQTEQAKALARQMIDSFINTDVDFVIINAAGCGHTLKEYGHILEDDPEYRQKAQDFAAKVKDAQEFLATVGLTAKLSPLTDEPLNLVYQDACHLLHGQKISVQPRQLLRQIPGVKLTEPIDAALCCGSAGVYNMLQPEIAEELGQQKVENLLNTGADLIASANPGCTLQITKHLQLQGHKISVMHPMELLDYAIRGVKL from the coding sequence ATGCAAGTTTCAGAGAATTACGTTAATAATACAGCTAGCTTAAAAAACTTGAAAGGATTTGATCCTAATCATCCACCAGACCCCAAGTTAATTGATAGTTGTGTACATTGTGGATTTTGTCTCTCGACTTGTCCTAGTTATCGAGTGATTGGTAAGGAGATGGATTCTCCTAGGGGACGTATCTATTTAATGGATGCCATTAATGAGGGAGAAATTGCTCTAAATACTGCCACAGTCCAACATTTTGATTCTTGTTTGGGGTGTTTAGCTTGTGTGACAACTTGTCCTTCTGGTGTGCAGTATGACAATTTGATTTCTGCGACTCGTCACCAAATTGAAAGGAATTATTCTCGCAGTTTGCCAGATAAACTATTTCGCCAACTAATATTTTCTTTGTTTCCCAATCCTGATTTGTTACGCTTTTTGTTGGTTCCATTATTAGTTTATCAAAAACTGGGTTTTTCTAAATTCTTCCAAGCTACGGGTTTATTAAAGAAAATATCTCCCCGTTTGGCAGCAATGGAATCAATTCTGCCAAAAATTACTCCCCAATCGTTTCAAAGTAATTTACCGGATATTATTTCAGCTAAAGGTGAAAAACGTTACCGAGTCGGGATGATTCTAGGATGTGTGCAACGGCTGTTTTTCTCCCCAATTAATGAAGCGACGGTGCGGGTATTAACGGCGAATGGTTGTGAGGTAGTAATTCCTAAATCTCAAGGTTGTTGTGCAGCACTTCCCGAACACCAAGGCCAAACAGAACAGGCGAAAGCTTTGGCCAGGCAGATGATTGATAGTTTTATCAATACTGATGTAGATTTTGTCATTATCAATGCTGCTGGTTGCGGTCATACATTGAAAGAATACGGTCATATTTTAGAAGATGACCCAGAATATCGACAAAAAGCACAAGATTTTGCCGCGAAAGTCAAAGATGCTCAAGAATTTTTGGCAACTGTAGGATTAACAGCAAAACTTTCACCATTAACTGATGAACCCTTGAATTTGGTTTATCAAGATGCTTGTCATTTACTGCACGGACAAAAAATTAGTGTGCAACCGCGTCAGCTGTTACGGCAAATTCCAGGGGTGAAGTTAACAGAACCAATAGATGCAGCTTTGTGTTGTGGCAGTGCGGGGGTTTACAATATGCTGCAACCAGAAATAGCTGAGGAATTAGGCCAGCAAAAAGTTGAGAATTTACTAAATACTGGTGCTGATTTGATTGCGTCTGCTAATCCTGGTTGTACGTTGCAAATTACTAAGCATTTACAATTGCAAGGTCACAAAATTTCTGTAATGCATCCAATGGAGTTGTTAGATTATGCAATCCGGGGTGTAAAGTTGTAA
- a CDS encoding DMT family transporter produces the protein MLISWIYLIAAIMFEVSGTTCMKLSEGFTKIVPSILIFVFYGICFTFLTLALKRLEVSVAYAVWSGLGTVLIASIGIIWFRESFTLIKFLSIALIIIGVIGINSGR, from the coding sequence ATGTTAATTAGTTGGATTTATCTGATTGCAGCAATTATGTTTGAAGTTTCTGGCACAACTTGCATGAAACTTTCTGAAGGATTCACTAAAATAGTTCCTTCAATATTAATATTTGTGTTTTATGGAATTTGTTTTACTTTTTTAACTCTTGCCTTAAAAAGACTAGAAGTTAGTGTTGCTTATGCCGTGTGGTCAGGGTTAGGAACCGTCCTAATTGCAAGCATTGGCATTATTTGGTTTCGTGAATCTTTTACACTCATCAAGTTTTTATCCATTGCTTTAATTATCATAGGGGTGATTGGCATTAATTCAGGTAGATAA
- a CDS encoding eIF2A-related protein yields the protein MSPLGVATSHSTHILEVGETKLWLLLVGVNQYQDHRLPSLRYSAVDCQGLAAALATATQGFPHKEERVYHDFASQLPTLTTVRASLGQITAAAQPQDTILFYFSGHGILEANSQQAVLCLTDTQTDNLLHTGLGLQELLQVLGDSEAQTQLVWLDACHSGSLTFKGARSNTTVPPLPNPTPQMVEVLRQRAKQSKGFYALLSCDTNQQSWEFPELGHGVVTYYLMRGLRGEAADAQGLIDADGLYRYVYHQTRQYIEQTNQQLRLINQQNRTRGDTKLYSEYPQQTPKRIVEGVGEVILGFKPAVVELSHPRQALILEGLAINQTTLALGKLLKSIGGFELEYWPSSPNNTTKDLYVTIGQCLYSNELATQPYLDSFATVLLYLRGKLAESDVGEAALIMAEDTRLSRSWLRQQLRRSPYTQQIIILDCCIEPHSCESLQDWVEDLQLGTEQGQCIIAANSPKENPEQFAQILHSTLQASQQQPSLSAAAWITELQLACKDVLQLDVWLSGIQGVIEVIPANQSIKSTGAIDLGICPYRGLRAFKAADFQYFYGREIITGQLISDLAFKSFIAVVGASGSGKSSVVQAGLIAQLRLGKQLPGSQDWWMKSFRPGANPLEALSRCLLDSGTKREKSYQQTQLEAILYQGVKGFAHWVLQRPEPMVVLVIDQFEELFTLAPSEERQRFLEIVLGTLEYAPDKFKLIITLRADFIAFCLEIPTLAKLLQASSLLLPPCLSEAEYRRIIINPAEQVGLTVESELVEVLIQELHQSPGDLPLLEFVLEQLWEHREHGVITLQAYQQNLGGIKGALENKAQAVYESLDPEAQECARWIFLSLTQLGEGTEDTRRRILKSELIVKKYPVALVERTLQILTAAKLIVVNLEEDDKQRSKKELDSNSLFSTPPVTVEVAHEVLIRYWSTLRWWLEENRTRLRSQRQIEQAAALWKHYDEQSDFLLQGVRLAEAEEIYVNYTDELSFDVQCFIEACLIERQRQQQKEKNRLRQAQKTVAMISILGLTAFGLAVLAYQQTQKAQLQEIQALNSLSENFLLSNQQLEALLASVQAGKELQQIAPAIPLDVQTKTATILQQAVYGTQERNRLMHNSWVTNVSFSPDGQMLASAAADNTIKLWSDSGKLLATLNGHSDGVNSVSFSPDNQMLASASTDDTIKLWSDGGKLLATFNGHSDGVNSVSFSPNGQMLASGSNDNTVKLWSLSGKLITTFNGHSQGVNSVSFSPAGNIIASASDDGTVKLWSLDGRLVTTIPAHTKEVLGVSFSPDGQTIASASANHTIKLWNRQGTLLRIIEGHKDRVWHVIFSPDGKIIASASADKTIKLWSRDGNLLTTLAGHNHEVNSLSFSPDSKIIASASDDNTVRLWNLERTLPKTFYGHRDSVNHVSFISNGNTIASLSADNTMKLWSLDGRLLKTLPSPVNNVTSISFSADGKIVALATANQTIQIRQREGTLLHTLGGHTQWIMSMDFSPDNQTLASASADKTIKLWSRDGRLLKTLQGHNGWVTNVKFSPDGKTIASASADKTIKLWSRDGRLLKTLQGHSASVWDISFAADSQTIASASQDKTVKIWSLDGRLLKTLQGHGDLVANVSFSPDSKMIASASDDGNIKLWNVASGTLLKTFPGHQGGVRSVSFNPEGTMLASGGQDATVKLWNLEEIELQTLDLNQLLIQACDRLHNYLTTNPNITQEEYQRCFGD from the coding sequence ATGTCTCCACTCGGTGTTGCTACCAGTCACTCAACTCATATTCTAGAAGTAGGGGAAACTAAACTTTGGCTGTTGCTAGTGGGAGTTAACCAATATCAAGATCACAGACTACCATCTTTACGCTACTCAGCAGTTGATTGTCAAGGTTTAGCAGCCGCTTTAGCAACTGCTACCCAAGGATTTCCCCATAAAGAAGAACGAGTTTATCACGATTTTGCTTCCCAGTTGCCCACACTGACTACTGTGCGTGCCAGCTTAGGCCAAATTACGGCTGCGGCTCAACCACAAGACACAATTTTATTTTATTTTTCTGGACATGGAATATTAGAGGCAAATTCGCAGCAAGCAGTTTTGTGTCTGACAGATACTCAAACAGATAACTTACTTCACACGGGTTTAGGTTTACAAGAACTTTTGCAAGTGTTGGGAGATAGTGAAGCGCAAACTCAGTTAGTCTGGCTAGATGCTTGTCATAGTGGTAGCTTGACATTTAAAGGAGCTAGAAGCAATACAACAGTACCACCTTTGCCCAACCCTACACCCCAGATGGTGGAAGTACTACGTCAAAGAGCCAAACAAAGCAAAGGATTTTACGCTCTCCTTTCTTGTGATACCAATCAACAATCGTGGGAATTTCCCGAATTGGGACATGGAGTAGTTACTTATTATTTAATGCGCGGGTTGCGTGGAGAAGCTGCTGATGCACAGGGTTTAATTGATGCTGACGGACTTTATCGCTATGTTTATCATCAAACACGGCAATATATTGAACAAACAAATCAGCAATTACGGCTAATTAATCAACAAAATAGAACTAGAGGCGATACTAAACTTTATTCTGAATACCCACAGCAAACTCCCAAGCGCATTGTTGAAGGAGTAGGAGAAGTAATTTTAGGATTTAAACCAGCGGTTGTAGAATTATCCCATCCGCGACAAGCGTTAATTTTAGAAGGACTTGCTATAAATCAAACTACCTTGGCTTTGGGCAAACTACTTAAAAGTATTGGTGGTTTTGAATTAGAATACTGGCCGTCTTCGCCAAATAATACTACTAAAGATTTATATGTAACTATTGGGCAGTGTTTATACAGCAATGAACTAGCAACTCAACCCTACCTTGATAGTTTTGCCACAGTACTATTATATCTGCGTGGCAAATTGGCAGAATCTGATGTTGGAGAAGCTGCCTTAATCATGGCAGAAGACACCCGCCTCAGTCGTTCTTGGTTAAGACAACAACTGCGACGTTCTCCTTATACTCAACAAATCATTATTTTAGATTGCTGCATAGAACCACATAGCTGTGAGTCTTTACAAGACTGGGTAGAAGACTTACAACTGGGAACTGAGCAAGGACAGTGTATTATTGCTGCCAATTCTCCTAAAGAAAACCCCGAACAATTTGCTCAGATTTTACACTCAACTTTGCAAGCATCCCAGCAACAACCTAGCTTATCAGCCGCCGCTTGGATTACAGAACTACAATTAGCTTGTAAAGATGTTCTGCAATTAGATGTTTGGTTATCTGGTATACAAGGTGTGATTGAAGTTATACCCGCTAATCAAAGCATTAAGTCCACAGGCGCTATTGATTTAGGAATTTGTCCTTACCGAGGATTGCGGGCTTTTAAAGCAGCAGATTTTCAGTATTTTTACGGTAGAGAAATTATCACTGGGCAACTAATTAGCGATTTGGCATTCAAATCATTTATTGCTGTGGTGGGCGCTTCTGGTAGTGGTAAATCTTCTGTAGTACAGGCGGGTTTAATTGCCCAGTTGCGACTTGGCAAACAGTTACCGGGCAGTCAAGACTGGTGGATGAAAAGTTTTCGCCCTGGTGCAAATCCCTTAGAAGCTTTATCACGGTGCTTGTTAGATAGCGGCACAAAACGAGAAAAATCTTATCAGCAAACGCAATTAGAAGCAATTCTATACCAAGGAGTGAAAGGATTTGCTCATTGGGTACTTCAGCGACCAGAACCAATGGTAGTTTTGGTGATAGACCAGTTTGAAGAATTATTCACCCTCGCACCAAGTGAAGAACGACAGCGTTTTTTAGAAATAGTCTTGGGTACGTTGGAGTATGCACCAGACAAGTTTAAATTGATTATTACTTTGCGAGCAGATTTTATCGCTTTTTGTTTAGAAATACCGACCTTAGCTAAACTTTTACAAGCATCAAGTTTACTGCTTCCTCCTTGCTTAAGTGAAGCAGAATATCGCCGCATCATCATCAATCCCGCTGAACAAGTAGGTTTAACAGTCGAGTCAGAATTAGTAGAAGTGCTAATCCAGGAGTTACACCAATCTCCAGGAGATTTACCTTTATTAGAATTTGTATTAGAACAATTGTGGGAACATCGTGAGCATGGTGTAATCACTTTACAGGCATACCAGCAAAACTTAGGTGGCATTAAAGGGGCATTAGAAAACAAAGCTCAAGCAGTTTACGAAAGTTTAGACCCAGAAGCACAAGAATGTGCGCGCTGGATTTTCTTGTCGCTGACGCAGTTAGGTGAAGGTACAGAAGATACCAGACGACGGATACTCAAATCTGAGTTAATCGTTAAAAAATATCCTGTGGCATTAGTTGAAAGAACATTGCAAATTTTAACTGCTGCCAAATTGATAGTTGTGAATTTAGAAGAAGACGACAAACAAAGAAGTAAAAAAGAACTAGATAGCAATTCTTTGTTTTCTACTCCTCCCGTAACCGTAGAAGTAGCTCACGAAGTATTAATTCGTTACTGGTCAACCTTGCGATGGTGGCTAGAAGAAAATCGTACCCGTTTGCGATCGCAACGTCAAATTGAGCAAGCAGCCGCTTTGTGGAAACACTATGACGAACAATCTGATTTTTTATTGCAAGGTGTGCGCCTAGCAGAGGCGGAAGAAATTTATGTTAACTACACCGATGAACTATCTTTTGATGTGCAATGTTTTATTGAAGCTTGTTTAATCGAAAGACAAAGACAACAACAAAAAGAAAAAAACAGACTCAGACAAGCTCAAAAAACTGTAGCAATGATCAGTATTTTAGGACTGACTGCTTTTGGTTTAGCTGTTTTAGCTTATCAGCAAACTCAAAAAGCCCAGTTACAAGAAATACAGGCTCTCAATTCCTTATCGGAAAACTTCCTTCTCTCCAATCAGCAATTAGAAGCATTATTAGCTAGTGTGCAAGCTGGAAAGGAATTACAACAAATCGCCCCTGCAATTCCCCTAGATGTGCAAACTAAAACCGCAACCATTCTCCAACAAGCAGTTTATGGAACTCAAGAACGCAATCGTCTAATGCATAATTCTTGGGTAACTAACGTTAGTTTCTCACCAGATGGTCAAATGCTGGCCTCTGCTGCTGCTGATAATACCATTAAACTCTGGAGTGACAGTGGCAAGTTACTTGCAACTCTTAACGGACATAGTGATGGAGTCAATAGCGTCAGTTTCTCACCTGATAATCAAATGCTAGCTTCTGCTAGTACTGATGATACTATTAAACTTTGGAGTGACGGTGGCAAGTTACTTGCAACTTTTAATGGACATAGTGATGGAGTCAATAGCGTCAGTTTCTCACCTAATGGTCAAATGCTGGCCTCCGGTAGCAACGACAATACTGTCAAATTGTGGAGTCTTAGCGGCAAGTTAATTACAACTTTCAATGGACACAGCCAGGGTGTAAATAGCGTCAGTTTTTCTCCAGCAGGTAATATAATTGCCTCCGCTAGTGATGACGGCACAGTCAAACTTTGGAGTTTGGATGGTCGCCTTGTGACAACTATACCAGCACATACCAAAGAAGTTTTAGGTGTCAGTTTTAGCCCTGATGGACAGACCATTGCTTCTGCTAGTGCCAATCATACTATTAAACTCTGGAATCGTCAGGGTACTTTGCTGCGGATTATTGAAGGACATAAAGATCGTGTTTGGCATGTTATTTTCTCACCAGACGGTAAGATTATTGCCTCAGCCAGTGCAGATAAAACGATTAAACTCTGGAGTCGTGATGGTAATTTGCTGACTACTCTAGCAGGACATAACCATGAAGTGAATAGTTTAAGTTTTAGTCCAGATAGTAAGATTATAGCCTCAGCTAGTGATGACAACACTGTCAGACTTTGGAACTTAGAGCGAACATTGCCCAAAACCTTTTATGGACATAGAGACAGTGTAAATCATGTCAGTTTTATCTCTAACGGTAATACTATTGCCTCACTTAGTGCTGATAACACCATGAAACTCTGGAGTTTGGATGGTCGTCTGCTCAAAACTTTACCTTCTCCAGTGAATAATGTTACTAGTATTAGCTTTTCTGCTGATGGCAAAATAGTAGCTTTAGCCACTGCCAACCAGACTATCCAAATTCGTCAGCGCGAGGGTACTTTGCTTCACACCCTTGGGGGTCATACTCAGTGGATCATGAGTATGGATTTCAGTCCTGATAATCAGACTCTAGCTTCAGCCAGTGCTGATAAAACTATTAAACTCTGGAGTCGAGACGGTCGCCTGTTAAAAACCCTGCAAGGGCATAATGGTTGGGTAACTAACGTCAAATTTAGTCCAGACGGTAAAACTATTGCCTCCGCCAGTGCAGACAAAACTATTAAACTCTGGAGTCGAGACGGTCGTCTTTTGAAAACTCTGCAAGGACATAGCGCTAGTGTCTGGGATATTAGCTTTGCTGCCGATAGTCAAACTATAGCTTCAGCTAGTCAAGACAAAACTGTCAAAATCTGGAGTCTGGATGGTCGCTTACTCAAAACCCTCCAAGGACATGGTGATTTAGTTGCCAATGTGAGTTTTTCTCCTGATAGCAAGATGATTGCCTCAGCGAGTGATGATGGTAACATCAAACTTTGGAATGTTGCTAGTGGGACTTTGCTCAAAACTTTCCCAGGTCATCAAGGTGGTGTCAGAAGCGTAAGTTTCAATCCTGAAGGCACAATGCTGGCTTCCGGTGGTCAGGATGCCACAGTCAAACTCTGGAATCTGGAGGAGATAGAATTGCAAACATTAGATCTGAATCAGTTACTCATTCAAGCTTGCGATCGCCTACACAATTATCTAACCACTAATCCTAATATTACTCAAGAAGAATATCAACGTTGTTTTGGCGATTAA
- a CDS encoding hybrid sensor histidine kinase/response regulator, with translation MKAKILVVEDEDVIAYIIKDCLEYSGYIVPAIAVYGEEAIEKATDFHPDLVLMDIMLRGNMNGIEAAQEIITRLNIPIVYLTAHSDKNTLYKAKNSRPFGYITKPFEEHQLITTIEIALNKHQIEVLMHEALEKEKANRSINSYFVSMVSHEFRNPLSSIFNYTELLANQVASLKEVKIKEYVQQIQNAVKQLDHLLCDVLLIGKAEVGRDSFNPSPLDLENFCQEIISEIQLSVGNDYKIIFSMQGSCAIKDSSNFGKNSHSLITKYKLPGLDKKLLRHIITNLLSNAMKYSPLGNMVYFDLFCVEGEAIFRIQDEGIGIPEVDQENLFTSFHRGSNVGNIPGHGLGLAIVKHYVDLHGGEIAYATKVGMGTTFIVSLPFQGN, from the coding sequence ATGAAAGCAAAAATCCTAGTTGTTGAAGACGAAGATGTTATTGCTTATATAATTAAAGACTGTTTAGAATATTCAGGATATATTGTTCCTGCTATTGCTGTGTATGGAGAAGAAGCAATTGAAAAAGCAACAGATTTCCATCCAGATTTAGTTCTCATGGATATTATGTTAAGAGGTAACATGAATGGCATAGAAGCTGCTCAGGAAATTATAACCCGTTTAAATATACCCATAGTTTATTTGACTGCTCATTCAGATAAAAATACTTTATATAAAGCTAAAAATTCTCGCCCATTTGGCTACATCACAAAACCATTTGAAGAACATCAATTAATTACGACTATTGAAATTGCCCTGAACAAACATCAAATAGAAGTGTTGATGCATGAAGCTTTAGAAAAGGAAAAAGCAAATAGAAGTATTAACTCTTATTTTGTCTCAATGGTTAGTCATGAATTTCGTAATCCGTTAAGTAGTATTTTCAACTATACTGAATTATTGGCAAATCAAGTTGCCAGTTTAAAGGAAGTTAAAATAAAAGAGTACGTACAACAAATTCAAAATGCTGTGAAGCAATTAGATCATTTACTATGTGATGTTTTGCTAATTGGCAAGGCAGAAGTTGGTCGTGATTCTTTCAATCCTTCACCACTGGACTTAGAAAATTTTTGTCAAGAAATAATATCAGAAATTCAATTAAGTGTAGGCAATGATTATAAAATTATTTTTTCTATGCAAGGAAGTTGTGCAATTAAAGACAGTAGTAATTTTGGGAAAAATTCACATTCACTAATTACAAAATATAAATTACCTGGATTAGATAAAAAGTTGTTACGGCATATTATAACTAATTTACTGTCTAATGCTATGAAGTACTCGCCATTAGGTAACATGGTGTATTTTGACTTATTTTGTGTAGAGGGGGAAGCAATTTTCCGTATTCAAGATGAAGGCATTGGGATTCCAGAAGTCGATCAAGAAAACTTGTTTACTTCCTTTCACAGAGGTAGTAATGTTGGCAATATTCCAGGACATGGTTTGGGACTGGCAATTGTCAAACATTATGTAGATTTACATGGGGGCGAAATTGCCTATGCAACTAAAGTAGGAATGGGTACAACGTTTATTGTTAGCTTGCCATTTCAGGGTAACTAA
- a CDS encoding FAD-binding oxidoreductase — translation MKSIASCLASTIGEENAVYPWENLELSQQQRIQQAIAPNSYTSGKSPSCIVYPHTQEQLAAVVAKAYRHNWRILPCGSGSKLSWGGLATSVDIVISTERLNRLIEHAVGDLTVTVETGMKFSNLQTILADSRQFLALDPTAPKLATIGGIVATADTNSWRQRYGSVRDQLLGITFVRADGQIAKAGGRVVKNVAGYDLMKLFTGSYGTLGIISQLTFRVYPLPKVSSTVVLTGTDEAISQAATILRGSALTPTQADLLSAKLVSKLGLGKGLGLIARFQSISESVKEQSNRLLAVGEKLGLDVVIYSAADEADLWQRLLEQMHSFNTESVINCKIGVLPTAAVEVLSQAEMGWIHIASGLGWLQFENQNPVLAMRDRIQSHGGFLTILQAPVTVKQKFDVWGYRGNALPIMRRIKQQFDSKNILSPGRFVGGI, via the coding sequence ATGAAATCTATCGCCTCTTGTCTTGCATCTACTATCGGCGAAGAAAATGCTGTATATCCTTGGGAAAATCTGGAACTGAGTCAGCAACAACGTATCCAACAAGCGATCGCCCCAAACAGCTATACTTCTGGAAAATCTCCCAGTTGTATTGTCTATCCCCATACCCAAGAACAACTAGCTGCTGTTGTTGCAAAAGCTTATCGTCACAACTGGCGTATCCTTCCCTGTGGTAGTGGTAGTAAACTTAGCTGGGGTGGTTTAGCTACAAGCGTTGATATTGTCATCAGTACAGAACGCCTCAACCGACTCATTGAACATGCTGTAGGTGATTTGACTGTTACAGTAGAAACAGGGATGAAGTTTTCTAATCTACAAACAATTTTGGCAGACTCTCGTCAATTTCTCGCCCTTGACCCCACAGCACCAAAGTTAGCAACCATTGGTGGTATTGTCGCCACTGCTGATACAAATTCTTGGCGACAACGTTATGGTAGTGTGCGCGACCAACTTTTGGGTATTACTTTTGTCCGTGCTGATGGACAAATTGCCAAAGCCGGAGGACGAGTAGTGAAAAATGTAGCTGGTTATGACTTGATGAAGTTGTTCACTGGATCTTATGGCACATTAGGTATTATTAGTCAACTCACTTTTCGAGTCTATCCATTGCCAAAGGTGTCTAGTACGGTAGTGTTAACTGGTACAGATGAGGCTATATCTCAAGCGGCTACTATTTTGCGAGGTTCGGCTTTAACACCAACCCAGGCTGATTTACTTTCAGCTAAATTAGTATCTAAATTAGGTCTGGGTAAAGGATTAGGATTAATTGCACGTTTCCAAAGTATTAGTGAGAGTGTTAAAGAACAGTCAAACCGGCTTTTGGCAGTAGGGGAAAAATTGGGTTTAGATGTGGTAATATATTCAGCCGCAGATGAAGCTGATTTATGGCAAAGATTACTAGAGCAAATGCATTCTTTTAACACAGAGTCTGTAATTAATTGCAAAATAGGAGTATTACCGACTGCTGCTGTGGAGGTTTTAAGTCAAGCAGAAATGGGTTGGATTCACATTGCTAGTGGTTTAGGATGGTTGCAGTTTGAGAATCAAAATCCAGTTTTAGCAATGCGCGATCGCATTCAAAGTCATGGTGGTTTCTTAACTATTTTACAAGCACCAGTGACAGTTAAACAAAAATTCGATGTTTGGGGCTATAGGGGTAATGCTTTACCAATAATGCGCCGTATTAAACAACAGTTTGATAGTAAAAATATTTTAAGTCCTGGTCGGTTTGTGGGTGGTATTTAG
- a CDS encoding type II toxin-antitoxin system Phd/YefM family antitoxin, with the protein MKNATVQEAKACLLELIESVLQGEDVVISREGKPLVRLVRYQAELEPRTPGAWEGRVWIADDFDDESEEINTMFYGKD; encoded by the coding sequence ATGAAGAATGCAACGGTTCAAGAGGCAAAGGCATGTCTTCTCGAATTAATAGAGTCAGTGTTACAGGGTGAAGATGTGGTTATTAGTCGAGAAGGTAAACCATTGGTGCGTTTGGTACGCTATCAGGCGGAACTTGAGCCGCGTACTCCAGGAGCTTGGGAAGGGCGCGTTTGGATTGCTGATGATTTTGATGATGAATCAGAGGAGATTAATACTATGTTTTATGGAAAAGATTAA